aagttgtaaaTTAAGCTGAGTCCTTTAGCATTCTTCTACTTGCATGTAGGTTGTTCCTTTGTAGGACAGCAACTTAAAATTTACAATTTTAATGTAGAAATATTGGATGTTATGGAAAACATGGAAGTATTATGTTATCCATTCCTCAAATGCTGAATGTAAATGTCTGTGAGCATGTTTATAGTGCTAATGGTAAAacttacttaaaaacaaaatgccaGTAGTTCACAAGAAATTTAAGAAATAGATTTTTCACTGtagaattacttctttttcttgaaAATAGCCTTATCTGGACCAAATGACTCCTGCTTCATTGCATGTGACTGAAGACTAACCTTGTAGAAATATGAGTTATACATGAGTGTCACTAAGAAGAAGCtcagaaaaaaggagaaaaagactcAGTTTCATTGTAATTTTGTAGTAAAatgattttctaaaatatattcttgAAACTGTTTGGAATCTGCAAAAGCAAAGGTATTCCCATTTGTGGAATAAAACCACATATACtgagatggaaagagaaataCTCAAAGATGTTGCCAGAATATCTCTACAAATCAAAGTTCATGCTAAACTTACAGATGCTTCAGTAGGCTCTATTTTggccattacaaaaaaaaaaaaaaaaaaaaaaaaaatgaacctatTGAACTTTTCATGGTCCAGATCATGGACATGAAGCAAAAACCTGAAATGGAGACAAGCTTAAGTAGAGGCTTGTTTGGGGCCTTTGAGTACAGCATTGTGATACAAGGAAAAGGCCTCTCGGATGCAACTAGTGGTTGGAATATGGAAGAACAAAGCAGAAATTGGTGGAACCCTAGGGCTTGTGACATAGTCAGTCTAGCCTATTCAGCAAATCCCTGGCTAATGAGAGACACTGTCATGTCGGGAACTGCCAGACACAGgctagagccttcaggagagggacctgagctgccaggcatggctaaggaccctgggGCTAggggaggccactccctctccaagcccagcacacctgaagttaggctttgcccatagccctttGGCCAGTTgtttaggaaactccttatcagcaaTCACCTTCACAGAGCCCATCCCccgagaccctagatcacctgacactACCCCCTCATTGCCtctgtgctggaatgaatgtccccctatgctaattaggcatcagcaaggaaCCTTGCTCAtctaatccccttaggaccctcaactccTTATAAAACCCAttttcctgacaataaactgagagagctgctAGCTGAAACCATCTCCCGAAAGTCTTTACTTTCTACTGCTCATCACCTTGGTTGTCTGGGCGCCTTCAGGGGGACCGGGGCTGTCCCCAGAGCAGGGACCCGGGAACCCACACTGTCTCAGTATTATAAGTGGATGTCAACATTTAGGAAGGCTGTCCTCTGCCTTAAtacagttttaataatttttaaaaactggatgtGCTAGTGCTTGATAAAAACAAATTGTTATGGACataattaaaagtttaaattaacattttcttGTTAAACAATTAAATTTTCATGATAATGGAAATCACAATTGGTCAATTtatgattttgaaaatattaaaacaaaaattttcagaACCGATTCAGAAGGTTCATCATACTGATGAGGAAAGTCTATGTTACAACTTTAAGACACACTGAGCACTGGTGaacccaatttcataaaacaaacactactgAATAGAAAGCGAGAGATTAACCCTAACATAAAAAGGCAGTGACTTCAATATCCATCGATACACAGGTCATCCCAACAATAAAATTCAACAGAAAAACATCTTAAACAATACCAGTTATTTATAGAACAGACCATCCAAACACTTTAGAAAattcattcttctcagcaacccatgaaACTTTCTAAGAAATATTTGTTATAATAAGGCACAAAGAGTCTTAACTAATagaagaaaattgaaatcatttctTATAATCTACCTCATCATAACAGAATAAGAGTACATATCAgcattaagagaaaaagaaaaaatatacacaaatcaTACAGAATTGAAAACATACTATTGGAtaatgaatggatcatggaagaactaaaatgaaatttaaaaatcttaaatcaaatgaaaataaaactaagataTCAAAACCTATGGAATATAATTTTCTGCATCTCTAGATGGAAATGAGCTTGATTATGGCTAATGATGCTTGTGGCAAACATGGGGTTTGCTCTTGAACTTGATTTGCACATATTTTATGATGACCATTTTTTGTCTGTTCTTTAAATATCtgctaaaattcagcagtaaatacATTTTGTCCTGGGTATTTTTGTTGAGAgattttttgttactttatttttattacaatatAACTTATTATAAATCCATTTAAGTTGTTTATCTAATCTTGGCTTGGAATGGTATGTAATATGAATCTAGAAATTCATTATTTGCTTTTAGATTTCCATCctgataaaatatgttttataaatatatcCTACTTATTGAACTTTATTGGGATCTGGTCTTGATATCAAAttagttttgtcttttttgttagtttggctaaagttttgtttattttattaatattttcaaacaaTTCTTTGAGTCATCAATTATTTGTCTTGTCTTAGTCAttcccatttcattaatttttgcctgGAGTTTAATTGTTTCTtacatctactgattttggtcttttttgtttctttgttttgtttttattttattttaaactcaaGGTAGTATTAGGgtacattgttatttatttgagctctctgatttcttttttctttctttcttttttttttttttttccctaagtcatgccagtattgcacctgtGGGCACATGAGTCCCTAGTAGGTAATATTGTTGGTTACATTTTTCCTCCGAGAAGCTTGACAGAATGACTatcattaagaaatcaaatgGGGTCGGTGACATTGAATGGGGAGAGGGAGCGCGAGCGAGCCAGCGGGGCGCGCGCCCTCACAGCGCAGCTCGCCCCGAGATCCCCCGCCACGCCTACCCCTATCACATTAGCGAGATATGGGAGATCGCGGAACAAAACCCAGGATTTCGAAGAGTTGTCGTCTATAAGGTCCGCGGAACCCAGCCAGAGTTTCAGCCCAAACCTCGGCTCTCCGAGCCCGCCTGAGACTCCAAACTTGTCGCATTGGGTTTCTTGCATCGGGAAATACTTATTGTTGGAACCTCTGGAAGGAGACCACGTTTTTCGGGCTGTGCATTTGCACAGCGGAGAGGAGCTGGTGTGCAAGGTGTTTGAGATCAGCTGCTACCAAGAGTCCCTGGCACCCTGCTTTTGCCTGTCTGCCCATAGCAACATCAACCAAATCACCGAAATCCTCCTGGGCAAAACCAAAGCCTATGTGTTCTTTGAGCGGAGCTATGGGGATATGCATTCATTTGTTCGCACTTGCAAGAAGCTAAGGGAGGAGGCGGCAGCCAGACTATTCTACCAGATCGCCTCTGCTGTGGCCCATTGCCACGATGGGGGGCTGGTGCTGCGTGACCTCAAGCTGCGGAAGTTCATCTTTAAGGATGAAGAGAGGACCCGGGTCAAGCTGGAGAGCTTGGAAGATGCCTATATTCTCCGGGGAGTcgatgactctctctctctctctgacaagcATGGCTGCCCTGCATACGTCAGCCCAGAGATCTTGAATACCAGTGGCAGCTACTCAGGCAAGGCAGCGGACGTGTGGAGCCTGGAAGTAATGCTATACACCATGTTGGTGGGGCGTTACACTTTCCATGACATTGAGCCCAGTTCCCTCTTCAGCAAGATTCACCGAGGCCAGTTCAACATTCCAGAGACTCTGTCGCCCAAGGCCAAGTGCCTTATCCGAAGCATTCTGCGGAGGGAGCCCTCAGAGCGCTTGACCTTACAGGAAATTCTGGACCATCCTTGGTTTTCTACAGATTTTAGCGTCTCAAATTCAGGATATGGTGCTAAGGAAGTTTCTGACCAGCTGGTGCCAGATGTAAACATGGAAGAGAACTTGGACCCTTTCTTTAACTGAGATCATGGCCCATGGAGACTCAGCAGGTACCAGGAGTGAGAGAGGGCCCCAGAAAAGAGTTCTTCCGGGACACAGGTGGCCTGGCTGGACAGCAAGACAGATATTCGCACTCATACATTTCTTGGCTCAGAGGAGGAAGACCTTCCAGGAGCTGACTGGACATGTAGCATGTGGGCAGGACATGTGGGAAGGGGTAGGGATCGAACAGACAGGGTTCCCCCAAGTTTCTCTTTCCTAGCATAGCCTGGGAGCCCTGCCCTTTGCCTGTTGGGCACTCCCACCTACCCCACTTTTCATTTTGTTCAAAACTAGTTCTAGTTGCAGATATTGATAGAattgaaactctgcctcaaacatgTATCTTGGCATTGCACTGTTAGCATTTAACTTCTTGTTATGATTCAGGGAAGGAATAATTGGcctaggatttcttttttttttttttttttccaacaagtcAACCATCCATGTGATAGATAATAAGAGTCACATAAAACCATGATTCGGTGcacacagactgacctggaacccgggtgctaaactaaaagaaaacaaaagtccagTTGCTGTTCCTTAATCGCTCTCCTTATATCTTCTAAATAAACTTTTCATATCCTGGTTAGGAAATGACATGTTAGCACTTTGCTCCCTGAAGTGGGGAAAAATATCTGTTCTTTAACAGACTCTTCTGTTCTGTATCAATTGGTTTATGACAGGAAACTATTAGAAGTGAAATTTCCAGATGCATTCCCGCTATCAGaccagggaaagaagaaaggaaaggagaaaatccaactcctttttcatttttgttcttctaAAGGGTGAGGGTTCACAGAGCAGACATTCCTGTCTGCTCAGTTGATGCTGAGGGCCCGAGTGGGCGGGAAGCTCCTGGAAGTTCTCTGATGCTTTTGCAGAGCCAGTCGCAGTATACACTTTTATCTTTGCTTCATGGGAAACTAGTGAAACAAAGCAGGTTGTCCCATCCGTATAAAATACAGGGCAGCTATTTTGTTTTCTATAGGAAGGATGATCCTTTTGGCTTGGAAGGCCCTCTAGTGTGGACACAAGGAGTAGAAAGGGGAGTAAGCTGAAAGCTAGAATGATATAAGTACAAACAGCTCTCTATCCCAGTACGCACCTTTGTATTTTCAAGAAGTCTTCTATTTATTAAGGAAAATGTCACATTGTGATGTATTAAGCCAGTACTTAAATTACGGGTCGACTTGGGGTGACGTGTTACATGCTGTAGTTaacatttatgatttttttccttaagtATTTCTGTCCCTGAAATAAtcttttatttggcttttctaGATAGCTTTATTTGATTTCgagtggcaattttttttttaaattacggCTTTTCTATTGCTGTATGATACAGAACTCTTTTGGCATAAATATTTGTGTTCCCAGTACCTCAGTTTGGATTTTACTGCCTGTATATGTTTTGTGAAATGGTCCTGTTTTGGGGTAGGTCACACGTGGACTCTAGTATGTAAATGTACTTGAATCTGTGCTTCATTATAGTacgtggcatgtgtgtgtggacttCTGGATGCTTCATGCCTGCTTAGCAGGAGCCCCTGTCCCCAGGAGGGTGGCTTCCCAGTCATAATTAGAAGACAAGGCTGCCACAGACTTGCCCTTGATTCTCTTTTGATAACAGAAGATATAGAAAGAGGGTTTTACATTCTGAAGATGGTGCTGTGGCAAGAAGgaccctttttcttccctctccctgatTTTTTAAGTACTTGGTGGGAGGAAAGATTGGCGACATGCATAGTGGGGATCAATGGCCTCTGGTGCTTTGTCCTGTATCCAGTTTAATGTTCTCATCCTAATCTCTTCAATCAATAAAATTGTGCgtatttaactaaaaaaaaaaaaaaaagaaatcaaatggtCATAAATGCTGGTAAGCATGTGGGGAAAAatggaaccctcattcactgtgggTATAAGTGTAAActagtataaccactatggaagttATTATGGATGTTTCTCAAAATcagaaaatagatttatcatttgACTAAGCCATATCAGTCCTCTATATATACACTAAAGACACGCCATTGTATTACAGAGATATGTCCTCAGCCCTATTTATTGATGACATCTTCACAgtaagctaggaaatggaaaaagtgAAGATGTCCATCAGCTGATGAATATATAATGAAGAAGTGgtccatatacacaatggaattctattcaacagtaaaaaaaaaaaaaaagaaattataaaattcacatGAAAATGAATTGACTGGCCAAATTGTACTAAGTGAGATAAATCCAAGTacagaaagataaacactgtatgttctttctcatatgggAGTACTAACCTGGAATAGTTTGATTTGTTCATGCTATTGTAAGGAAGCTAGAGTGAGGCTtagagagaggagaagcagggagggatctgaggagaggatagaatatagGCCAGTGGAAGGACAGAATACAGGGGATATAAGGGTCtagggagagggacagggaagggaggggggaaaggataTACAAGactaaggcagaggtaggagattactgagagtttgagatcatcctgagactacatagtgaattccaggccagcctgggctagagtgagaccctacctcgagaaaacaaaacaaaacaaacaaacaaaactaaggaTAGAATGAATTAATACTATAGAAACCCACttctttgttaattaattaaagatgtaatatatatagatagagagcaagagagagaaaggaggagttGGTGTAAGTACCTTGGTAGGGTGGAGAAATATTTGCCCTAAAACCATCAGCTGCTGCTGGCACATCCCAGTGCTAGAATTGGCCCACTCCTCCCCCTGCAATGAATTGTTGGTGAAGTAGACCCATGAGACCAccaaaaacaatgaaaaccaTTGCCCAAACACATGGTTGTCCAACAGAACTACATGGCAAgctcttattgctgaagacaccacaagctgtgATTATagtacactgagaaatcaaactggaactgaggTTGAAGCCATTCTCCTTTTTGCTAGTAGTCATAGTTATGGGATGATATATGACAGCTGCTGAGGGGTAAAAGTCActaaaagtgtaaaaaaaaaaaaaaaacagtaaaacctACAAGCAGCAAAGTCAACCATCCAGGCAAGATATACCCATTAATACAACAGTGGTACATAAGTTATACCTGGCATATAAGTTATATATGACATAAATAATATCTGATTGGAAATGAGAACTTCTTATTGGGAGAGAATCCATGTCTGCTGCTGAAAATCAAGTCAGAAGCCTGTGGCTTGGAAGGCCACAGACAATAATTGGAAGCCTCCACTATTCTTTGGATAAGTGGGGAGTATCTGCTCATCAAAAggccttctaaatatatatgacatatttatCATCTTTGATCATGACTGCTCTCAATTTTGCTTAGAGAACCTACATTTACAGATAACGAGGGTTACTGAGGAGATGCAAGACCCAAGAAGAAAAAGCCAACTATCTACTACTGATCCagttatctctatcacactgtgCAGGAcccaggaaacatcacagatGAGGTGGTGGATTAAATATGTGTGCTGCTAACACTTCTAGCCAGAATACCATCTCCAGAGAGAGAGACctagatactgaggagactcaaaactcatcaaagcagaaaataagaggcttctaagagctccaCACTGTAGGAGACTTACAACTTACTCTCCAAAGCTCAGAAATTATTGAAGAAGagaggctggaaagaatgtaagccacAAAATGAAAGGCGGTGAGGCATTGTGAGACCCACAGAAACCAGtgggtgcattcatgacccagaAGTGACTACAGATACCCCAACTGAGAAGGGACCTTAATGGAATAAGGGCAGAGGAGAAGGGACCAAAGAGGATAAATAACCCAATGAGAATGCAGCCAATTTTcagtatgttcatatgttaaaagTTCCcaataagattattttaaaataagatggtTGTAGTAACCTGGGCATATATCTGGATCATCTActgtgt
Above is a window of Jaculus jaculus isolate mJacJac1 chromosome 8, mJacJac1.mat.Y.cur, whole genome shotgun sequence DNA encoding:
- the LOC101594814 gene encoding tribbles homolog 2-like, translated to MGSVTLNGERERERASGARALTAQLAPRSPATPTPITLARYGRSRNKTQDFEELSSIRSAEPSQSFSPNLGSPSPPETPNLSHWVSCIGKYLLLEPLEGDHVFRAVHLHSGEELVCKVFEISCYQESLAPCFCLSAHSNINQITEILLGKTKAYVFFERSYGDMHSFVRTCKKLREEAAARLFYQIASAVAHCHDGGLVLRDLKLRKFIFKDEERTRVKLESLEDAYILRGVDDSLSLSDKHGCPAYVSPEILNTSGSYSGKAADVWSLEVMLYTMLVGRYTFHDIEPSSLFSKIHRGQFNIPETLSPKAKCLIRSILRREPSERLTLQEILDHPWFSTDFSVSNSGYGAKEVSDQLVPDVNMEENLDPFFN